The Lachnospiraceae bacterium oral taxon 500 genome window below encodes:
- a CDS encoding Fe-S oxidoreductase, with product MVTNSFFPEIQGNLGFGCMRLPMNGEEVNYPEFIRMVDEFIAAGFNYFDTAHGYLNGRSETAIADCVAKRYERRQFLMTNKLTDSYFKTQEEIRPFFEQQLAWCGVEYFDFYLMHAQDKNNYEKFKRCRAYETAYRFKEEGLIRHFGISFHDRAEVLEQILTEHPEIEVVQIQFNYVDYEDASVDSRRVYEVCEKHKKPVIVMEPVKGGSLVNLPAEADRILRELNGGSNASYALRFAAGFPQMIMVLSGMSTPEQMQDNIGVMRDFQPLSPAETAAVAKVCAAFKNLNLIPCTSCRYCIEENECPKAILIPDMFAALNSREAFHGWNAKYYYKNSLIGGGHGKASECIGCGKCERVCPQHLEIRNLLTKVAAAFENKEG from the coding sequence ATGGTAACAAATAGTTTTTTCCCTGAAATTCAGGGCAATTTGGGATTTGGTTGTATGCGCCTGCCCATGAACGGAGAAGAAGTCAATTACCCGGAGTTTATTCGGATGGTCGATGAGTTTATTGCGGCCGGATTTAACTACTTTGATACGGCGCACGGTTATTTGAACGGCCGGTCGGAAACGGCCATTGCCGATTGCGTTGCCAAACGGTATGAGCGCCGGCAGTTTCTGATGACCAACAAACTGACGGATTCGTATTTTAAGACGCAGGAGGAGATTCGTCCATTCTTTGAGCAGCAGCTGGCTTGGTGCGGTGTGGAATATTTTGATTTTTATCTGATGCATGCGCAGGATAAAAATAATTATGAAAAGTTTAAGCGCTGCCGGGCGTATGAAACGGCCTATCGCTTTAAAGAGGAGGGGCTGATCCGACATTTCGGTATTTCTTTTCATGACCGGGCCGAGGTCTTGGAGCAAATTCTGACCGAGCATCCGGAAATTGAAGTGGTGCAGATTCAGTTTAATTATGTTGATTACGAGGATGCATCGGTTGACAGCCGCCGGGTGTACGAGGTTTGCGAAAAACATAAGAAGCCGGTGATTGTTATGGAGCCGGTGAAAGGCGGGAGTTTGGTCAATTTGCCGGCGGAGGCGGATCGGATTTTGCGGGAGCTGAACGGCGGCAGCAATGCCAGCTATGCTCTGCGCTTTGCGGCCGGCTTCCCGCAAATGATTATGGTGTTGTCGGGCATGAGCACTCCGGAACAAATGCAGGATAATATCGGCGTCATGCGGGACTTTCAGCCGCTGTCGCCAGCGGAAACGGCAGCAGTTGCCAAGGTTTGCGCCGCTTTTAAGAACTTGAATCTGATTCCCTGCACGTCCTGCCGGTACTGCATTGAAGAAAATGAATGTCCGAAAGCAATCCTGATACCGGACATGTTTGCGGCACTCAACTCAAGGGAGGCTTTTCACGGTTGGAACGCCAAATATTACTATAAAAACAGTCTGATCGGAGGCGGTCACGGCAAGGCGTCGGAATGCATCGGCTGCGGCAAATGCGAAAGGGTTTGCCCGCAGCATTTGGAAATTAGAAACTTGCTGACCAAGGTAGCGGCGGCATTTGAAAATAAAGAAGGATAA
- a CDS encoding ABC transporter permease — MLAYITNFIYSLIRISTPLIFVALCSTISQQAGLLNMAAEAMMLTSSLAGVMFSALFQNVWLGILCGMICSIVLALFLCFASFVMKVDLYLMSISLNMSLIAGTVFVVYLATGTKNTTAGVVQSLSLGNIDIPLIKDIPILGAIISGHNLFTYIALVMVLVVWFLLFRTKLGLRIRASGQNPKAVESVGINPRKIYTLAFVLAAAIGSLGGMYLSMGYNNFFIRNMTANRGFVGMAAATIGNGMPVGATVMSFFFGLAYAITNYLKPYIVDSYFLSALPFLLIIVLYFIVSAYRSRDEERRLKEAQRKLAEDEEAQKKMIESKSNA, encoded by the coding sequence ATGTTGGCTTATATTACAAACTTTATCTACTCCTTGATTCGGATTTCTACACCTTTGATTTTTGTGGCACTTTGTTCTACGATTTCGCAGCAGGCAGGACTTTTGAACATGGCAGCTGAAGCAATGATGCTGACATCTTCTTTGGCGGGAGTCATGTTTAGCGCTTTATTTCAAAATGTGTGGCTGGGTATTCTTTGCGGGATGATATGTTCGATAGTTTTAGCACTATTCCTTTGCTTTGCCAGTTTTGTCATGAAGGTAGATTTGTATCTGATGTCTATTTCTTTGAACATGTCTTTGATTGCCGGTACCGTTTTTGTGGTTTATTTGGCAACGGGGACGAAAAATACCACGGCGGGTGTGGTTCAAAGCCTTTCGCTGGGGAACATTGATATTCCTTTGATCAAGGATATTCCCATTTTAGGAGCAATCATTTCCGGTCATAATCTGTTTACTTATATAGCGCTTGTAATGGTGCTTGTGGTTTGGTTCTTGCTATTCCGAACGAAATTAGGTCTGCGAATTCGAGCATCCGGTCAAAATCCCAAAGCTGTAGAATCTGTCGGCATCAATCCCCGTAAGATTTATACTTTGGCCTTTGTGCTGGCTGCTGCTATCGGCAGTTTAGGCGGCATGTATTTATCTATGGGCTATAATAATTTTTTTATTCGCAACATGACGGCCAATCGAGGCTTTGTTGGAATGGCTGCGGCTACTATTGGTAATGGCATGCCGGTAGGAGCGACGGTTATGAGTTTCTTTTTTGGTTTAGCCTATGCGATTACAAATTATTTGAAGCCTTATATTGTCGATTCCTATTTTTTATCGGCTCTTCCTTTTCTTCTGATTATTGTGTTGTACTTTATCGTCAGTGCTTATCGTTCGAGAGATGAGGAGCGGCGCTTGAAGGAGGCTCAGCGTAAGCTGGCCGAGGATGAAGAAGCACAAAAGAAAATGATTGAATCCAAAAGCAATGCCTGA
- a CDS encoding ABC transporter permease, with the protein MKKVERVDSFFEFLRVFLGIVIAFLICVVVIVAMSGSDAGEAVRNFMIGPFMTKRRFGQVMAKWASYMLTGMGMCYIYAAGRLNLAGEGAINLAPMPVLLMMFGTTFGLNVMSGMPKILNLVIIVVVCMVTGGVILMIPAFGREHLGANEMVTSTIMNMFCLYAALWILKGTVTDRTVSFLSTANYPDNMRFTRYWNGSNFTSGFWVALLGVAIGLFIFYRTSLGVKIRICGDNLLFAIYSGINAKKMMYLAQLIGGLFAGAAAAVEVFGLYDSYFLSMLTNVGMDGLLVAVMAKKKPLYVPITAFVMAYIRQAAAVLNANTNIPIELVTMLSSVIILFVAAEEFLGGLRRKVIFEISRRAEAEAGKGDAV; encoded by the coding sequence TTGAAAAAAGTTGAAAGAGTAGATTCCTTTTTTGAGTTCCTGCGGGTATTTTTGGGCATTGTAATTGCGTTTTTGATTTGTGTGGTTGTTATTGTTGCTATGAGCGGTTCGGATGCCGGCGAGGCTGTTCGGAACTTTATGATTGGTCCTTTTATGACGAAACGTCGTTTTGGCCAGGTTATGGCTAAATGGGCATCCTATATGCTTACCGGAATGGGAATGTGTTATATTTATGCTGCCGGCCGGTTAAACTTGGCTGGGGAAGGAGCTATTAATTTGGCCCCTATGCCGGTGCTGCTGATGATGTTTGGCACTACCTTTGGACTGAATGTTATGTCCGGAATGCCTAAAATTCTAAACCTTGTTATTATTGTAGTTGTCTGTATGGTTACCGGGGGAGTTATCTTAATGATTCCGGCCTTTGGTCGGGAGCATTTGGGAGCCAATGAAATGGTTACTTCTACAATTATGAATATGTTTTGCTTGTATGCTGCCCTTTGGATTTTAAAAGGGACCGTAACAGACCGCACTGTGTCTTTCTTAAGTACTGCCAATTATCCTGATAATATGCGGTTTACCCGGTATTGGAATGGGAGCAACTTCACGAGCGGTTTTTGGGTGGCGCTGCTTGGTGTGGCGATTGGTCTTTTTATTTTTTACCGTACTTCTTTGGGGGTTAAAATTCGAATTTGCGGCGACAACTTATTGTTTGCCATTTACTCTGGCATCAATGCGAAAAAAATGATGTATTTAGCACAGCTGATTGGCGGATTGTTTGCCGGAGCAGCGGCTGCGGTCGAAGTTTTTGGCTTATATGATTCCTATTTTTTGTCAATGCTTACTAATGTCGGAATGGATGGCCTCTTGGTAGCGGTCATGGCTAAGAAAAAACCGTTATATGTACCGATTACAGCTTTTGTTATGGCCTATATCCGACAGGCGGCGGCGGTCTTAAACGCCAATACTAATATTCCAATTGAACTGGTCACCATGCTTTCTTCCGTAATTATCTTGTTTGTTGCGGCGGAAGAGTTTTTGGGCGGTCTTCGCCGGAAGGTCATTTTTGAGATTTCTCGTCGGGCAGAAGCGGAAGCTGGGAAAGGAGATGCGGTATAA
- a CDS encoding macrolide ABC transporter ATP-binding protein has translation MPYVEVKNMYKRYQMGQTTIVANRDINFSLEKGEFVVIVGPSGAGKSTVLNILGGMDTCDEGHILIDGKDIAAMNTYELTKYRRYDVGFVFQFYNLIPNLTARENVELAGQIVRGALNAEKALDMVGLSHRLDNFPAQLSGGEQQRVAIARALAKNPKLLLCDEPTGALDYKTGKAILQLLQDTCINTGTTVVVITHNQAITPIAHRVIEINDAKVRNIHINEAPVSIQEIEW, from the coding sequence ATGCCGTATGTTGAAGTTAAAAATATGTATAAACGCTATCAAATGGGGCAAACGACCATTGTAGCCAATCGGGATATTAACTTTTCCTTGGAAAAGGGTGAGTTTGTGGTTATTGTCGGCCCGAGCGGAGCAGGTAAATCCACGGTTTTAAATATTTTGGGCGGTATGGATACCTGCGATGAGGGGCATATCCTGATTGACGGCAAGGATATTGCGGCGATGAATACTTACGAGCTGACCAAATATCGGCGCTATGATGTGGGTTTTGTCTTTCAGTTTTACAATTTGATTCCCAATTTGACCGCCCGGGAAAATGTCGAATTGGCCGGACAAATTGTTCGAGGTGCTCTTAACGCAGAAAAAGCCTTGGATATGGTCGGTCTTTCGCATCGGCTGGACAATTTTCCGGCGCAGCTTTCCGGCGGGGAGCAGCAGCGGGTGGCGATTGCCAGAGCTTTAGCCAAAAATCCGAAACTGCTGCTGTGCGACGAGCCGACCGGGGCGCTTGACTACAAGACCGGTAAGGCAATTTTGCAGCTTTTGCAGGATACCTGCATAAACACCGGTACAACGGTGGTAGTTATCACTCACAATCAGGCGATTACGCCGATTGCTCACCGGGTGATTGAAATTAACGACGCGAAGGTTAGAAATATCCATATTAATGAAGCACCGGTTTCGATTCAGGAAATTGAATGGTAA
- a CDS encoding carbohydrate kinase family protein encodes MKYVIGGNVMLDAVCFADGIKHRRESIGGPATFAYSGVKLFTDDVIQCSRLGEDYHTLFDPWVAKNKIETRGLKVVSDHCNHTSLTYFPDGTYGSAQFSDVGFVSEWMQNLGYMKTSPADFAAFTGEGDTKGIYLAHNCDRVFWEQLGQVKARDGFKIMWEIEGPSAQLKFIDKVRYACQYVDIFSINLQEAQNLFNVEGDEACIKNLQKLPVEFTLFRVGERGLYAVTPKEAYLLAPAPGPVVDPTGCGNTSTGAALYAFVEGYDPLMIGVMANVAAGQNIRQFGVIPDFEAVREEAKAQVKELYAFYKAKYGL; translated from the coding sequence ATGAAATATGTAATTGGCGGAAATGTTATGCTGGATGCGGTTTGTTTTGCTGATGGCATAAAACATCGACGTGAAAGTATTGGTGGCCCTGCTACATTTGCGTATAGCGGAGTTAAACTGTTTACGGACGATGTCATACAGTGCAGCCGGTTGGGGGAAGACTATCATACGCTGTTTGATCCGTGGGTAGCAAAAAATAAAATTGAAACGCGAGGGCTAAAAGTTGTCAGCGATCATTGTAATCATACCAGTTTGACTTATTTCCCGGACGGTACCTATGGATCGGCTCAATTTAGTGATGTGGGGTTTGTCAGTGAATGGATGCAGAATTTAGGCTATATGAAAACTTCGCCCGCGGATTTTGCGGCTTTTACCGGCGAAGGAGATACGAAAGGAATTTATCTGGCTCACAATTGTGATCGGGTGTTTTGGGAGCAGCTGGGTCAAGTGAAAGCTCGGGATGGTTTTAAAATTATGTGGGAAATTGAGGGACCGAGCGCTCAATTAAAATTTATAGATAAGGTTAGATATGCTTGTCAGTATGTAGATATTTTTTCGATTAATTTGCAGGAAGCCCAAAATCTTTTTAACGTAGAGGGTGATGAGGCTTGTATAAAAAACTTGCAAAAATTGCCGGTGGAGTTTACGCTTTTCCGCGTTGGAGAACGAGGACTGTATGCGGTAACACCGAAAGAGGCTTATCTTCTGGCTCCGGCTCCCGGCCCGGTAGTGGATCCGACAGGCTGCGGAAATACTTCTACAGGAGCGGCTTTATATGCTTTTGTGGAAGGATATGATCCCCTCATGATTGGTGTTATGGCCAATGTAGCGGCTGGGCAAAATATTAGGCAATTCGGGGTGATTCCAGATTTTGAAGCTGTCCGAGAGGAGGCCAAGGCACAGGTAAAGGAGCTTTATGCTTTCTATAAAGCAAAATATGGTCTGTAG
- a CDS encoding ABC transporter ATP-binding protein, with translation MPKELLKMEGITKVYPNGFMANKDVTLAVNAGEIHALIGENGAGKTTLMKILFGHENCQEGRILINGAETKISNPLDAIAKGIGMVHQHFMLVPNLSVADNIMLGMEPGQGQVYDSKKAVQMVQEAADKYQLSVDPSALIRDLSVGYKQKVELLKALIRGARVLILDEPTAVLTPQETRELFVQLKLLREQGYGIIFISHKLEEVIELCDRCTVLRHGRVTGRGEIKDLNAVALSRMMVERDVILEIKKEQVQPKETIFHVDKLNYVNDIGKRVLNDVTFGVRAGEVVGIAGVEGNGQTELSEIISGLLARTDGKIILNGTETTGKSIKQIRQLGLAHISEDRMKYGIAPNLSVWDNIASIYLENKKFKKGLFLNTRELNKFVDNCIQEFEIACTGSSSSVRFLSGGNIQKVIIAREFCSGANFILANQPTRGIDVGTTDLIRRLLVRYTREKNYGSLLISSDLNEVMEVSDRLLVMHRGRFAAQFTDLKKLTTDELGEYMLGLKSMMPEEMGDLF, from the coding sequence ATGCCGAAAGAACTTCTAAAAATGGAGGGTATCACCAAGGTTTACCCTAATGGTTTTATGGCAAACAAAGATGTTACTTTGGCGGTGAATGCAGGAGAAATCCATGCATTAATTGGTGAGAATGGAGCCGGCAAAACGACATTGATGAAAATCCTATTCGGGCATGAAAATTGTCAGGAAGGAAGAATATTGATTAATGGTGCAGAAACCAAAATTTCTAATCCGTTGGATGCTATTGCCAAGGGCATCGGTATGGTGCATCAGCATTTTATGTTGGTTCCGAATTTGTCGGTGGCGGATAATATTATGCTGGGGATGGAACCTGGTCAGGGACAGGTTTATGATAGTAAAAAAGCAGTGCAAATGGTTCAAGAAGCTGCAGATAAGTATCAGTTAAGTGTTGACCCCAGTGCTTTAATTCGGGATCTTAGTGTCGGCTATAAACAGAAAGTAGAGTTGCTAAAAGCGCTGATTCGGGGCGCTCGTGTTTTAATTCTGGATGAACCGACTGCGGTTTTGACTCCTCAGGAAACGCGGGAGTTATTTGTTCAATTAAAATTACTTCGGGAACAGGGATATGGTATTATCTTTATTTCTCATAAGTTAGAAGAAGTTATTGAACTATGTGATCGTTGTACTGTTTTACGTCACGGAAGGGTTACCGGTCGGGGTGAGATTAAGGATTTGAATGCAGTCGCACTTTCTCGCATGATGGTAGAGCGAGACGTGATTTTAGAAATAAAAAAAGAACAAGTTCAGCCAAAGGAAACGATTTTTCATGTAGACAAATTGAATTATGTGAATGATATCGGGAAACGTGTGTTAAATGATGTTACTTTTGGTGTTCGGGCCGGAGAGGTAGTTGGCATTGCCGGTGTTGAGGGGAATGGACAAACGGAACTGTCCGAGATTATTTCCGGTCTTCTTGCCAGAACGGACGGCAAGATTATTCTTAACGGCACGGAAACGACCGGAAAAAGCATCAAGCAAATTCGTCAGCTGGGTTTGGCTCATATTTCTGAGGACCGGATGAAGTATGGTATTGCCCCTAACTTATCTGTTTGGGATAATATTGCATCTATTTATTTGGAAAATAAAAAATTTAAAAAAGGCCTGTTTCTGAATACACGAGAATTGAATAAGTTTGTAGATAATTGCATTCAAGAATTTGAAATCGCCTGTACTGGCAGCAGTTCATCCGTTCGTTTTTTGTCCGGCGGAAATATTCAGAAGGTTATTATTGCCCGAGAGTTTTGTAGTGGAGCTAATTTTATCTTAGCCAATCAACCTACACGTGGAATTGATGTCGGAACCACAGACTTGATTCGGCGTTTGCTGGTTCGTTATACTCGGGAAAAAAATTATGGCTCTTTATTGATTTCTTCCGATTTAAATGAGGTTATGGAGGTTTCAGATCGGCTTTTGGTAATGCATAGAGGTAGGTTTGCGGCACAATTTACCGATCTTAAAAAGCTGACTACGGATGAACTGGGCGAGTATATGTTGGGCCTTAAAAGTATGATGCCAGAAGAAATGGGGGATTTGTTTTGA
- a CDS encoding DeoR/GlpR transcriptional regulator has product MSNISRRDQIFNLLEIQEQMSVSELAKYFNVTETTIRRDLIQMEIRGEIIRKRGYAILPDQGHNLAIRRRNTFLEEKQRIAAKAIELCRNVHSAALDSGTTVTELVRLLLKQRNERKMELITCSLSIAYETCKYFHTYVPGGLVFPDEISVGGSSMSNYFQGVTTDIAFLGSTGIASTPGLTVSYLPMLDVKRALIASAIKKVALLDSSKFSTRGIYTFCKFDELDILITVQTEQNARALDEIAKHNVEIILA; this is encoded by the coding sequence ATGAGCAATATATCCAGACGTGACCAGATTTTTAATCTGTTAGAAATTCAAGAGCAAATGTCCGTATCAGAGTTAGCTAAGTACTTTAATGTAACAGAAACCACAATCCGCCGGGATCTAATCCAGATGGAAATTCGTGGTGAGATTATTCGCAAACGCGGCTACGCCATCCTACCTGATCAAGGTCATAATTTAGCTATTCGCCGTCGAAATACGTTTTTAGAAGAAAAACAACGAATTGCTGCCAAGGCGATTGAACTGTGCCGCAATGTTCATTCCGCTGCTTTGGACTCCGGAACTACCGTTACAGAGCTTGTTCGACTTTTACTGAAGCAGCGAAACGAAAGAAAAATGGAACTCATAACCTGTTCTCTTTCTATTGCCTATGAAACCTGCAAATATTTTCATACCTATGTCCCAGGCGGACTTGTTTTTCCAGATGAAATCTCGGTCGGCGGTTCCAGTATGTCTAATTATTTTCAAGGTGTCACCACAGATATCGCCTTTCTCGGCAGTACCGGTATCGCCTCAACTCCGGGACTGACTGTGTCATATCTGCCTATGTTGGACGTCAAACGTGCCCTTATAGCCAGCGCCATCAAAAAAGTGGCTCTTTTGGATTCTTCCAAGTTCTCTACTCGGGGAATATATACCTTTTGCAAGTTTGATGAATTGGATATTTTGATTACCGTACAAACCGAACAAAATGCCCGTGCTTTGGATGAAATCGCAAAACATAATGTAGAAATCATCCTTGCCTAA
- a CDS encoding ABC transporter substrate-binding protein, protein MMKKIQKALALLTAVLILAGCGAPVVKETAADQTKQDQGSQNETQTSAEKPVENEKQESKPAEAENPERLVYWSMWESSEPQGQVIKEAVAAFSGETGVEVDLRFKGRTNMREGLRTALEAGEQIDLFDEDISRVNQEWGDYLYDLTPLVEAAGYEQTGLPLFLQAAKESGGGRYMSLPYQPFIFNVFYNKNLFAKAGIEKEPVTWEEFLAVCEQLKQAGIVPVTFDDVYAVSFFGYHLGRYIGQAGVEDVVLNGKWQETPEVLAMAADIQNMAEKGYFSAQIMENIWPAGQETEIAAGKAAMCLNGSWLPNEVKEITGPDFRWGCFSYPTVPGGQTDISYANYGAQVLAVNKNTKLVKEAFGLIEKITRGEYDAKLAEYSLGIPSDAGNAAWPKQLEEIKPVLEQTAHRWAWAVNANKNQEIEPDLKENFIKLAAGKISAEEFVSAMEKAAEKK, encoded by the coding sequence ATAATGAAAAAAATACAAAAGGCTTTAGCGTTATTGACGGCAGTTTTGATTTTGGCCGGCTGCGGTGCGCCGGTGGTTAAGGAAACGGCCGCTGATCAGACAAAGCAAGACCAAGGCTCCCAAAACGAAACGCAGACGAGCGCAGAGAAACCGGTAGAAAATGAGAAGCAAGAAAGCAAACCGGCGGAAGCGGAAAATCCTGAAAGACTGGTTTACTGGTCGATGTGGGAAAGCTCGGAGCCGCAGGGGCAGGTAATTAAGGAAGCGGTTGCCGCTTTTAGCGGAGAAACCGGGGTTGAGGTTGACCTTCGGTTTAAAGGCCGGACTAATATGCGCGAGGGCTTGCGCACGGCGCTGGAAGCGGGAGAGCAAATTGACTTGTTTGATGAAGATATTAGCCGGGTCAATCAGGAATGGGGCGATTATTTATACGATTTGACGCCCCTGGTGGAAGCGGCCGGGTATGAACAGACGGGTCTCCCTCTCTTTTTGCAGGCGGCCAAAGAAAGCGGCGGCGGCCGGTATATGAGTCTGCCCTATCAGCCCTTTATTTTTAATGTCTTTTATAACAAAAACTTGTTCGCCAAAGCCGGAATAGAGAAAGAACCGGTGACTTGGGAGGAGTTTTTAGCTGTCTGTGAACAGCTTAAACAGGCGGGCATTGTGCCGGTTACTTTTGACGATGTCTACGCGGTCTCCTTTTTCGGTTATCATTTGGGCCGGTATATCGGGCAGGCAGGAGTAGAGGATGTAGTACTAAACGGCAAATGGCAGGAAACGCCGGAGGTGCTGGCGATGGCGGCTGACATTCAAAATATGGCGGAAAAAGGGTATTTTTCCGCGCAGATTATGGAAAATATTTGGCCGGCCGGACAGGAAACGGAAATAGCGGCCGGGAAGGCGGCTATGTGCCTGAACGGTTCATGGCTGCCGAATGAGGTTAAGGAGATTACCGGCCCTGATTTTCGCTGGGGCTGCTTCAGTTATCCGACAGTGCCGGGCGGACAGACCGACATTTCCTATGCCAATTACGGCGCTCAGGTTTTGGCGGTGAATAAGAATACAAAATTGGTCAAAGAAGCTTTCGGGCTGATTGAAAAAATTACCAGGGGCGAGTATGATGCCAAGCTGGCAGAATATTCACTGGGAATTCCGTCCGATGCCGGCAATGCCGCTTGGCCGAAACAGCTGGAGGAAATAAAGCCGGTACTGGAGCAAACCGCTCACCGCTGGGCGTGGGCAGTCAATGCCAATAAAAATCAGGAAATTGAGCCGGATTTAAAAGAAAACTTTATTAAACTGGCCGCCGGCAAGATCAGTGCCGAAGAATTCGTCAGTGCTATGGAGAAGGCGGCGGAGAAGAAGTAG
- a CDS encoding BMP family ABC transporter substrate-binding protein: MKKVLAIILASVMCLSLISCGNSGKKNTEPDKKESADTKKSTDAEKPTDTGNEKKAAGKTMLYYTAYIGDFGLADMGWRAAQAAKENYGYDVTLVEYGNDSSQAVNSLIDALDTKHYDFVMAMGWYISDTIIEKSKSGEWADTTFILYDTSPATDFSGTNNIYGVSFAQNEGSFLAGVYSALMTKSGKVGCVINVDAPICNDFGVGWLCGVKHARKNMGLKVDPMYTYMGELTVQGDYESVNVVMDNGCDYVYNVGASVSLGAMQAADEKGGYEKGKFIIGTDYDQYAYFEKVGDVQGYKSMVTSMLKNIEPCVALLLKNIHGEVNEIKPGNHVYGIAEGGTGLVENDWYKQNTPEDVQKQISEISAKIASGEIKVASYFDFPSYDDFAKYRDNVDAEVTK; the protein is encoded by the coding sequence ATGAAAAAGGTATTGGCAATTATTTTGGCGTCTGTCATGTGCTTGAGTCTTATTTCTTGCGGGAATAGCGGTAAGAAGAACACAGAGCCTGACAAAAAGGAGTCCGCGGATACAAAAAAATCTACGGATGCAGAAAAACCCACGGATACGGGAAATGAAAAGAAAGCCGCGGGTAAAACGATGTTGTATTATACTGCTTATATTGGAGATTTTGGCTTAGCTGATATGGGGTGGCGTGCGGCACAGGCAGCCAAGGAAAACTATGGCTATGACGTGACTTTGGTTGAGTATGGCAATGATAGTTCTCAGGCCGTGAATTCGCTGATTGATGCTTTGGATACAAAACATTATGATTTTGTTATGGCTATGGGCTGGTATATTTCAGATACTATTATTGAAAAGTCCAAGAGCGGTGAGTGGGCTGATACTACTTTTATCTTGTATGATACATCACCTGCCACCGATTTTAGCGGCACCAATAATATCTACGGCGTTTCTTTTGCGCAGAATGAAGGTTCTTTTTTAGCAGGTGTTTATTCTGCTTTGATGACCAAGTCTGGTAAAGTTGGTTGTGTTATCAATGTAGATGCTCCTATTTGCAATGACTTTGGAGTCGGCTGGTTGTGCGGAGTAAAGCACGCCAGAAAGAATATGGGCTTGAAGGTTGATCCTATGTACACCTACATGGGTGAGCTTACTGTACAAGGCGATTACGAATCGGTAAATGTTGTTATGGACAATGGTTGTGACTATGTATATAATGTTGGCGCTTCGGTTTCTCTTGGTGCTATGCAGGCTGCTGATGAAAAAGGCGGTTATGAGAAGGGGAAATTTATCATTGGCACCGACTATGATCAGTATGCTTACTTTGAGAAGGTTGGCGATGTTCAGGGCTATAAATCAATGGTTACTTCTATGCTGAAAAACATTGAACCTTGTGTAGCTTTGCTTCTGAAAAATATTCACGGTGAAGTCAATGAGATTAAGCCGGGCAATCATGTCTATGGTATTGCCGAAGGCGGCACGGGTTTAGTAGAGAATGATTGGTATAAACAAAATACTCCAGAGGACGTTCAAAAGCAGATTTCTGAGATTTCTGCGAAAATTGCCAGTGGAGAAATTAAAGTTGCTTCTTATTTTGACTTTCCTTCTTATGATGATTTTGCAAAATATCGTGACAACGTTGACGCTGAAGTTACAAAATAA